In Ovis canadensis isolate MfBH-ARS-UI-01 breed Bighorn chromosome 15, ARS-UI_OviCan_v2, whole genome shotgun sequence, the genomic stretch gtcaCCGTTCCCAGTCTCGATCTTCGTTCGTTTTTTCTCTGTTGGTTTGTATCACATATCTGGCTCCCTTGGTCACCCAAATCGCTTCCGGTCGTGGCCTTTCTGACGCTCTGATTCTGTTCCAGAGAGAAGTGGAGATCCTGATGTTTCTCAGCGCCATCGTGATGATGAAGAATCGCAGGTCCAGTAAGTGTGGTTTCCCGCGGTTCGGACCGACAACCTCCGGAGTCTTCCTCTCATGTTGTGAGAGGGGCGTAACTTGGTGAACTTGTCCCTCATTCTGTGCCAAGGCTGAATTTGACCTTAGACTTTgctcctctccccctctcccgTTTCAAAGTATTCCAAGGAGAGGGACAAATAATAGGACACGGGAGCACGCGGCCCGGCCTGACCTCTGACACCTTTGTGTTTCAGTCACCGTGGAACAGCATATAGGCAACATCTTCATGTTCAGTAAGGTGGCCAATGCGATTCTTTTCTTCCGCCTGGATATTCGTATGGGCCTGCTTTACATCACACTCTGCATAGGTAAGGAGACTAAGACTTGGTTGTGGGAACCAAATTCCAACACCACAGCAGTTCCTCCATTCCTGTCTTCCATAGCTTATACCTAATTAATTGTGTGAGGCTCAGATGATGAGAACCTACCGAGATTGTATTTTAAGAGGAAGGGAATGTGTTTATGTATGTCTACAAAATGTACTCTTTGGTACTTGAAATCTTTGGGTTGGTTTGAAAGTAAATCCCCTACTCAAGCCCTTACATGTTTCCTGTGTTGACTTAAAATGTGCAACATGAGagctgcaagttaagttttaatTGGGGCGAAACGAGGGCTGCaggctgggagacagcacctcagttagctctgagaaactgttccaaagaggcgGGGGGAAAGGACAGCATATGTGTGATTCTTGCGAGGGGGGAGCACATGCGGTCAGCGTGTATTTTTTACAGAAAGTGTGTGCTAGAGTCATGAAGCTTTCTGCCAGTCACGAGAAACCGTTGTCACCGTGAAGGatcttagtgcttttctagatgtgaggagatacacgaattgggctcataaaatcggcTCCTGAGAACATATAACTATcggaagacctgtcctgccagtttttccctgaGCATAGGGCGCCTCGTTTCTGCTCTGCACCCTAAGCtccttcagggggtgttgaaggtcggCAGCTGCGGGCGCACGTGACTTAATCCTTacagaggtagatggcaagtgcccctTGGCAGTTAACACCTGTGACATCCTTTTTCTGTGTTCAGTGTTCCTGATGACGTGCAAACCCCCCCTGTATATGGGCCCTGAGTACATCAAGTACTTCAGTGACAAAACCATTGATGTAAGTGCTCTTCTTCCCTGTTCCTTGGGTGCCTTGGGGGTGGTTTTGTCGTGCTCACTGCTCAGAGGAACAGCCATACTTCAGAACTGAAGTCAAGGGCATTGGTTCACTGTGGGCTCCAGAGGAGAATCAAGGGCACCATGGTCCATTGTGGGGTCTACAGAGGTATGGGAAGCCGAGATGAGGAATTAGGTACTAAAGTCTGTATCTTCCAGGAGCCTGTGTAATCCAGTTCACCGTTTCCTCTCTGTGTGTGGCAGGAGGAGCTGGAGCGGGACAAGAGGGTCACTTGGATCGTGGAGTTCTTTGCCAACTGGTCTAGTGACTGCCAGTCATTTGCCCCTATCTACGCTGACCTCTCGCTCAAGTGAGTGGGACAGGGGTGGTAGAAGCTGTTCCCTCCCTCTCGTTGGTTTGTCCTTGGTTTTTGCACACTGCAACCCAAGGCACTCCCGCCCCGCCCTCAGGCATCTGTGCCTCTGCTTCGCTGACTCCTTCTCTCCCAGGTACAACTGTACGGGGCTGAACTTTGGGAAGGTGGACGTTGGACGCTACACTGACGTTAGTACACGGTATGTGAGGGCCTGGCAGGGGGGTCCCTTGTGGGGATACACGAAGATGCACTTACAGAGAACCTCTGGATCCTACAGGTACAAAGTGAGCACGTCACCCCTCACCAAGCAGCTGCCTACCCTGATCCTGTTCCAAGGGGGGAAGGAGGTCATGCGGCGGCCGCAGATCGACAAGAAGGGCCGGGCTGTCTCTTGGACGTTCTCGGAGGTGTGTGAGTGGGCAGGTGGTTTGCAGGAGGGTGTAGAACAGGAGGTCAGTTTGGAGCCcaccctgggtttgattcctagttgtGCTGCTTGCCCACAA encodes the following:
- the TMX2 gene encoding thioredoxin-related transmembrane protein 2, giving the protein MAVLAPLIALVYSVPRLSRWLARPYYFLSALLSAAFLLVRKLPPVCESLPTQREDGNPCDFDWREVEILMFLSAIVMMKNRRSITVEQHIGNIFMFSKVANAILFFRLDIRMGLLYITLCIVFLMTCKPPLYMGPEYIKYFSDKTIDEELERDKRVTWIVEFFANWSSDCQSFAPIYADLSLKYNCTGLNFGKVDVGRYTDVSTRYKVSTSPLTKQLPTLILFQGGKEVMRRPQIDKKGRAVSWTFSEENVIREFNLNELYQRAKKLSKAGDKIPEEQPVATVPTTVPDEESKKDK